GATACAAACTCATAGGTGATTTTACCATGCATGGCGTTACAAAAGAAATTACGCTTGATGCGGTATATAAGGGAAAGGTTGTAGACCCTTATAACAATACCAAGGCTGGGTTTAGAGTAAGCGGGGAATTGAACAGAACTGACTATGGTTTGGAATGGAATGGCGTTTTAGTGGCAGGGGGTGTTCTGGTGGGAGAGATAGTTACCCTGGATATAAATATTGAGCTGATAAGATTATAACAAGATGAACCCCAAAAAGAGAATTTGGCTCATTACGGGAATCTCAAGCGGATTGGGCAAGGCACTTGCTCAATCCGTGATGGAAACCGGGGACTTTGTGATTGGGACTTTCAGAAATCAATCACAGGTAAATGAGTTTAACGAGCTACATGAGAGAAGTGGTCTGGCCATTAAATTGGATATCACGAATGAAGTTGAAATTGAAGAAGCTGTAAAATCCGTTCTCTCTAAAATTGGAAAAATTGATGTGTTGGTGAATAATGCGGGAATTGGATTTGTCGGTGCTGTGGAAGAAACGTCTGTTACAGAGGTTCGTCAGGTTTTTGAAACTAATTTCTTTGGAGCGTTAAAGCTGACACAAGCCATTTTGCCTTCAATGCGTAGCGCAAAGCAAGGGCATATCGTGCAAATATCTTCGCATGGAGGGATCAAAGCCTTTGCCGGTTTTGGTATTTACAATGCCAGCAAGTTTGCATTAGAAGGATTTAGCGAGGCACTGGCCCAAGAAGTAGCACCTTTAGGGATAAAGGTTTCAATAGTAGAGCCTGGGCCATTCCGGACAAACTTTGCGGGTAATAGTTTGGGAGAAGCGACAAACTTTATCGATGACTACGCTGAAACTGCAGGAGCATTTAGAGCAAGGCTGAAAGGAGTTGACGGAAAACAAGAAGGCGACCCCCTAAAAGCCGCTAAGGCAATTATTGAATTGGTCCATTCCGAAAAGGCAACGCTGCGTTTGCCACTTGGAAAAGTTGCATTGATGACCATTGGTATGAAATTAGAGAGCGTAAAGTCGGATTTAGAGAAAAACCGAGAAGCCGCTGAACAAGCTGTGTACGACTAAAAAACGTGCCACAACAATGTGATAAGCAATAGCGGTTTGGGTGCTAACCCGCCGGGATTGAACACCATGTAGTAGCATTCAATCCCGGCATTTGTTTTTTTACCCAGGGTGTTAGAGCTCGATTAATGTGGGTGCGCCTTTGCTTTTCAACCAGGTGTTGAACTGCTGCTTCTCGCTTTTGCTGAGCTGACTGGCAGTCTCTTCAAACTGTTGGAACAAATTCTTGTTGGTGTTGGCATCCCTGAGGCTTTGCATGATGGCCATTTTGCCTCCAATCGTCTTCAGCCTGACACCGGCCTCGGATTGAAACCCCGCACCATTCAGATAGCTGACTGTGGCCCGGATATGGCTAAAATCCACGGATTCGATGCTTTGACTTACAGTACGACCGGCTACATTTTCAAAACAAAAGCAGGAAAAAACGCCACATGAACAGTTGTTGCCACCCTCGGCCGAACAAAACCATCCATTGCATTTTCCGACAAACAGCATTTCCGGTTCCAACAACACAGAATAATTTGCCTCGTTTATACCAGGGGTATTTTTTTCAGGGTTAGCGGGCATCCAAAAACCCAGTAGGGGGAGCAAAAAAAATGATAAATACTTCATGGCTAAAATTTTTAAAATGTGATTGATTTGTTGAAAATGTTTACCCTGCA
The DNA window shown above is from Bacteroidia bacterium and carries:
- a CDS encoding oxidoreductase, whose product is MNPKKRIWLITGISSGLGKALAQSVMETGDFVIGTFRNQSQVNEFNELHERSGLAIKLDITNEVEIEEAVKSVLSKIGKIDVLVNNAGIGFVGAVEETSVTEVRQVFETNFFGALKLTQAILPSMRSAKQGHIVQISSHGGIKAFAGFGIYNASKFALEGFSEALAQEVAPLGIKVSIVEPGPFRTNFAGNSLGEATNFIDDYAETAGAFRARLKGVDGKQEGDPLKAAKAIIELVHSEKATLRLPLGKVALMTIGMKLESVKSDLEKNREAAEQAVYD